A genomic segment from Amycolatopsis camponoti encodes:
- a CDS encoding MarR family winged helix-turn-helix transcriptional regulator, translating into MGEPYALDPDEAPFWRSLMRITTALPRALEDQFLPETGLAITDYGVLVALSEAPDHLLRISALAATTGLSLSRISRVVDDLTRRGLVEKRKCAEDGRASNAVLTDAGLTRLEAAYPGHLARARASVFDHLSAEDIRTAGPVLARLAAALDAAPPTDDC; encoded by the coding sequence ATGGGTGAACCGTACGCGCTCGATCCCGACGAAGCCCCGTTCTGGCGGTCGCTGATGCGCATCACGACCGCGCTGCCGCGGGCGCTCGAGGACCAGTTCCTCCCCGAGACGGGCCTCGCGATCACCGACTACGGCGTGCTGGTCGCGCTGTCCGAAGCGCCGGACCACCTGCTCCGCATCTCGGCGCTGGCCGCGACCACCGGGCTGTCGCTGAGCCGGATCAGCCGGGTCGTCGACGACCTCACCCGCCGCGGCCTGGTCGAGAAGCGCAAGTGCGCCGAGGACGGGCGCGCGTCCAACGCCGTGCTGACCGACGCCGGATTGACCAGACTGGAGGCGGCCTACCCGGGCCACCTCGCCCGGGCGCGGGCTTCGGTGTTCGACCACCTGAGCGCCGAGGACATCCGCACGGCCGGGCCGGTGCTGGCCCGGCTGGCCGCGGCGCTCGACGCCGCTCCCCCGACCGACGACTGCTGA
- a CDS encoding glutathione S-transferase family protein: MSDKGEYQRDLNYIPDRITADGRDGWPVEPGRYRLIVARACPWANRAVIVRRLLGLEPVLSMGIAGPVHDERSWSFDLDPDGRDPVLGIERLQEAFFKRDPDYPRGITVPAFVDVPSGQVVTNDFAQMTLDMSTEWTAYHRAGAPELYPEKLRDEIDDVAQKVFTDVNNAVYQCGFARSQEAYDHSYTKLFSRLDWLSERLADQRYLVGDTITEADVRLFTTLVRFDAVYHGHFKCNRQKLTELPVLWAYTRDLFQTPGFGDTIDFPQIKEHYYVVHKNVNPSGIVPLGPDVSGWLTPHDREQLGGRPFGDGTPPGPPVESERVPAL, encoded by the coding sequence ATGAGCGACAAGGGCGAGTACCAGCGGGATCTGAACTACATCCCGGACCGCATCACTGCCGACGGCCGCGACGGCTGGCCGGTCGAGCCCGGCCGCTACCGGTTGATCGTCGCCCGTGCCTGCCCGTGGGCCAACCGCGCGGTGATCGTGCGGCGCCTGCTCGGCCTCGAGCCGGTGCTGTCCATGGGCATCGCCGGGCCGGTGCACGACGAGCGGAGCTGGAGCTTCGACCTCGACCCGGACGGGCGCGACCCGGTGCTCGGCATCGAGCGGCTGCAGGAGGCGTTCTTCAAGCGCGACCCGGACTACCCGCGCGGCATCACCGTGCCGGCGTTCGTCGACGTCCCGAGCGGCCAGGTCGTCACGAACGACTTCGCGCAGATGACGCTGGACATGTCCACCGAGTGGACCGCGTACCACCGCGCCGGCGCGCCCGAGCTGTACCCGGAGAAGCTGCGGGACGAGATCGACGACGTCGCGCAGAAGGTCTTCACCGACGTCAACAACGCGGTCTACCAGTGCGGTTTCGCCCGTTCCCAGGAGGCGTACGACCACTCGTACACCAAGCTGTTCTCGCGCCTGGACTGGCTGTCGGAGCGGCTCGCGGACCAGCGTTACCTGGTCGGCGACACGATCACGGAGGCCGACGTCCGGCTGTTCACCACGCTCGTCCGGTTCGACGCGGTCTACCACGGCCACTTCAAGTGCAACCGGCAGAAGCTCACCGAGCTGCCGGTGCTGTGGGCGTACACGCGCGATCTGTTCCAGACGCCCGGGTTCGGCGACACGATCGACTTCCCGCAGATCAAGGAGCACTACTACGTGGTGCACAAGAACGTGAACCCGAGCGGGATCGTGCCGCTGGGGCCGGACGTGTCCGGCTGGCTGACGCCGCACGACCGCGAGCAGCTGGGCGGCCGGCCCTTCGGCGACGGCACCCCGCCGGGCCCGCCCGTGGAGTCCGAAAGGGTGCCCGCGCTCTAG